Below is a genomic region from Brassica oleracea var. oleracea cultivar TO1000 chromosome C9, BOL, whole genome shotgun sequence.
ACGCTCATCCATCTGCCAAAAGACATCAATATTTTTCAGGTTTCATCAGAAATGTATCAGAGAATGGAGATACCATTGTAATGCTTACAGGAAACATCAATGTTATAAGCTCTCCACTTGGTTTCAGAAGCTTTTCTATTCTTTGTGCCCATGGAGGTCTCACGCTAGCTTCAAATGCACAAAAGAAACTGCGAGAATGGTCATCATATTATGCAGATATACATAAACAAAAGCCTATATGTTGTGTATAGAACCAGAAACAGAGATTAGGATTAGAGAGAAGTACTTTGCATTGGGCAAAGATGAACTGTTGACACCTTTGATGATTTTTCAATCACAGTTTTTGATAATCCAACCACATGACGATCAGGGCAGGCCACTGCCACCACATCATAAACCTGCAATGTTTCATTGCTGGCAAGCACACAACATAAGATATTTAAGAAAGCTGTGTCCTTGTCCAAGAACATACGTTCTACAACCAGGAACAAGAGCTCTGCCTTTAGGCAATGAACCCGTCTCAGCGAGATGTTTACTGATCGGAGTTGGTCCAGCAAGTCCCATGGGGTTGCTCCTGCTTTCCAGGTCTTCTCCCAACCACCTTAAACCAATACACATATCAACGGCTTCACGGAATAAAGATTCAATAACTATATTAGAGTAGATTATGGTTCATTACTAGAAGAATCCTCTGTCACACACCGTTGG
It encodes:
- the LOC106318645 gene encoding probable thiol methyltransferase 2 isoform X3, giving the protein METPVKLRRWNRRVISSNGGWEKTWKAGATPWDLLDQLRSVNISLRRVHCLKAELLFLVVERMFLDKDTAFLNILCCVLASNETLQVYDVVAVACPDRHVVGLSKTVIEKSSKVSTVHLCPIFFCAFEASVRPPWAQRIEKLLKPSGELITLMFPMDERSGGPPYKVFVSDYEKVLIPLGFEAMSIVDKERAITPRKIHQTIVQKL
- the LOC106318645 gene encoding probable thiol methyltransferase 2 isoform X4, which produces METPVKLRRWNRRVISSNGGWEKTWKAGATPWDLLDQLRSVNISLRRVHCLKAELLFLVVERMFLDKDTAFLNILCCVLASNETLQVYDVVAVACPDRHVVGLSKTVIEKSSKVSTVHLCPIFFCAFEASVRPPWAQRIEKLLKPSGELITLMFPMDERSGGPPYKVFVSDYEKVLIPLGFEAMSIVDKERAITPRKE
- the LOC106318645 gene encoding probable thiol methyltransferase 2 isoform X5, which translates into the protein METPVKLRRWNRRVISSNGGWEKTWKAGATPWDLLDQLRSVNISLRRVHCLKAELLFLVVELACPDRHVVGLSKTVIEKSSKVSTVHLCPIFFCAFEASVRPPWAQRIEKLLKPSGELITLMFPMDERSGGPPYKVFVSDYEKVLIPLGFEAMSIVDKERAITPRKAFKKIKDSETGDQETE
- the LOC106318645 gene encoding probable thiol methyltransferase 2 isoform X7 — translated: MGLAGPTPISKHLAETGSLPKGRALVPGCRTNETLQVYDVVAVACPDRHVVGLSKTVIEKSSKVSTVHLCPIFFCAFEASVRPPWAQRIEKLLKPSGELITLMFPMDERSGGPPYKVFVSDYEKVLIPLGFEAMSIVDKERAITPRKAFKKIKDSETGDQETE
- the LOC106318645 gene encoding probable thiol methyltransferase 2 isoform X6; the encoded protein is MCIGLRWLGEDLESRSNPMGLAGPTPISKHLAETGSLPKGRALVPGCRTNETLQVYDVVAVACPDRHVVGLSKTVIEKSSKVSTVHLCPIFFCAFEASVRPPWAQRIEKLLKPSGELITLMFPMDERSGGPPYKVFVSDYEKVLIPLGFEAMSIVDKERAITPRKAFKKIKDSETGDQETE
- the LOC106318645 gene encoding probable thiol methyltransferase 2 isoform X2, which produces METPVKLRRWNRRVISSNGGWEKTWKAGATPWDLLDQLRSVNISLRRVHCLKAELLFLVVERMFLDKDTAFLNILCCVLASNETLQVYDVVAVACPDRHVVGLSKTVIEKSSKVSTVHLCPMQTSVRPPWAQRIEKLLKPSGELITLMFPMDERSGGPPYKVFVSDYEKVLIPLGFEAMSIVDKERAITPRKAFKKIKDSETGDQETE
- the LOC106318645 gene encoding probable thiol methyltransferase 2 isoform X1, whose translation is METPVKLRRWNRRVISSNGGWEKTWKAGATPWDLLDQLRSVNISLRRVHCLKAELLFLVVERMFLDKDTAFLNILCCVLASNETLQVYDVVAVACPDRHVVGLSKTVIEKSSKVSTVHLCPIFFCAFEASVRPPWAQRIEKLLKPSGELITLMFPMDERSGGPPYKVFVSDYEKVLIPLGFEAMSIVDKERAITPRKAFKKIKDSETGDQETE